One region of Nitrospira sp. genomic DNA includes:
- a CDS encoding ester cyclase produces MMRRILIGLSVLILSGTVVSCASDKRIVKIKQVHQVEQANLENFDDLDFNVYSGQKWEQLGRSHGKDIVVHWPDGRTTKGIDAHIDDLKGMFVFAPDTRIKEHPIRIASGEWTAVTGVMEGTFTKPMPIGEGKMIPPTGRSFKLSMVTIGHWTDGVMDEEWLMWDNLAFMKQIGLAP; encoded by the coding sequence ATGATGAGAAGGATTCTGATAGGGCTGTCCGTATTGATATTGAGCGGTACGGTGGTGAGCTGCGCGAGCGATAAGCGAATCGTCAAAATCAAACAGGTTCATCAGGTAGAACAGGCGAACCTTGAGAATTTCGACGATCTGGATTTCAACGTCTACAGCGGGCAGAAGTGGGAGCAGTTGGGACGAAGTCATGGGAAAGACATCGTCGTGCATTGGCCGGACGGGCGCACGACGAAGGGAATCGACGCGCACATTGATGATCTCAAAGGCATGTTCGTTTTTGCGCCGGATACGCGGATCAAGGAGCATCCGATTCGAATCGCCTCCGGTGAATGGACGGCGGTGACGGGCGTCATGGAGGGCACGTTTACGAAACCGATGCCGATTGGTGAAGGCAAGATGATTCCTCCGACCGGTCGGTCGTTCAAGCTCTCGATGGTCACCATTGGACATTGGACTGATGGCGTTATGGATGAAGAGTGGCTGATGTGGGACAATCTCGCCTTCATGAAACAGATCGGACTCGCGCCGTAG